A part of Aspergillus flavus chromosome 1, complete sequence genomic DNA contains:
- a CDS encoding PXA domain-containing protein, producing MSGEPSRPGLHPLSHLKAGPTTSRSKSTASANVRPSSRASHRPRLHKASSRDTQTDATGDKATTALIRRVLCSQAGNFGGASTSQSPEELLPPLTSSNEVDRQLYALIAIIIKEFVFSWYSKITSDQILVHEVIQVIAHCTRAVEQRLRDTDVSQLLLDEIPTLIEAHIISYRLAREQSRLSGLTPSTREIYHSLNPHPSLSPIPDPTDTHTVTQQADNEARYRQLLVSGVLAVLLPTEDLKNACLRTLVCDILADLIIGNQVSGKMCEGWFLWESATKLIDVVGSRQSHEIDAKTAVPHRQNQLQKFDLLSPQEDSQKHHSSSSVQLRIPDWVWKILQFVFLAYVTLRFIVTGILSVASTPVASSSSFTGHVNEASAPCNPPRKRPVLNYGLYGMLSQLLDIPRRMPWLGGLVALFQHLILAGPGRLGDTDSVLDRFLHETIQNHVLTPTLLPNLLRASRAALFPSNARSTQAASANQDGAPAPYLPAQPPASPTVTSPPSEAAGASNASSSVLTTSISATAPSLSPEQRPTAAEIASIKRRCAVSILSLVPRPIARRFLGVPAKIVIGQTPPERQEHFKAPNEQNHQHSEPVCALSPDPLSDDDLKESLLLAAIENDILDLFADEYCNKHLIYSIIETVLARLLPELSERSLTELMEDRGVSLDSD from the exons ATGAGCGGCGAGCCTTCTCGTCCGGGGCTCCATCCGCTTTCACATCTCAAAGCTGGGCCGACAACGTCCCGCTCCAAGTCAACAGCTTCAGCAAATGTGCGGCCATCGTCTCGGGCTTCACATCGACCCCGGCTACATAAGGCCTCTAGCCGAGATACTCAAACTGACGCGACAGGCGACAAAGCAACTACCGCTTTAATCCGTCGCGTCCTATGTTCCCAGGCAGGTAACTTTGGAGGCGCATCAACATCACAGTCCCCAGAAGAACTGTTACCTCCACTTACAAGCTCAAATGAAGTGGATCGTCAGCTGTATGCCTTGATCGCGATTATCATTAAAGAATTCGTCTTCTCCTGGTACTCAAAAATTACATCGGATCAGATTCTTGTCCACGAAGTCATCCAGGTGATTGCGCATTGTACGCGAGCAGTGGAACAGAGACTGCGCGACACTGATGTTTCACAGCTACTTCTGGACGAGATACCGACTTTAATTGAAGCGCATATTATTT CGTACAGACTAGCCAGAGAACAGTCTCGGCTATCTGGTCTTACCCCCTCAACTCGCGAGATTTATCATAGTCTTAACCCTCATCCGAGCCTTTCTCCAATCCCAGACCCGACGGATACCCACACCGTCACCCAGCAAGCCGATAATGAAGCCAGATATAGACAACTATTGGTGAGCGGGGTGTTGGCTGTGCTCCTGCCAACAGAGGATTTAAAGAATGCCTGCTTGCGGACGCTAGTTTGTGATATCTTGGCAGATCTAATCATTGGAAATCAAGTTAGTGGGAAGATGTGCGAGGGGTGGTTCTTGTGGGAGAGTGCCACAAAACTGATTGACGTGGTGGGAAGTCGCCAGAGTCATGAGATTGATGCAAAAACTGCAGTACCACATAGACAGAATCAGTTACAAAAGTTCGACCTGCTTTCTCCCCAGGAAGACTCTCAGAAACATCATTCGTCGTCAAGTGTCCAATTACGGATCCCAGATTGGGTGTGGAAAATCCTTCAATTTGTCTTCCTAGCCTACGTGACCTTACGTTTCATTGTGACGGGCATTTTAAGCGTTGCATCCACTCCAGTGgcctcgtcctcgtcctttACCGGGCACGTAAACGAGGCGTCCGCTCCATGCAACCCTCCTCGGAAGCGTCCCGTTCTCAATTATGGACTATACGGCATGCTTTCGCAACTATTAGATATTCCCCGGCGGATGCCATGGTTGGGAGGGCTGGTGGCACTCTTTCAACACTTGATCTTGGCAGGTCCAGGTCGACTAGGTGACACGGATAGTGTTCTTGACAG GTTCCTCCACGAGACCATTCAGAATCATGTCTTGACCCCCACCTTATTGCCCAATCTCCTCCGCGCGTCCAGGGCGGCACTTTTCCCTTCGAATGCTCGCTCGACTCAGGCGGCCAGCGCGAATCAAGACGGCGCTCCGGCTCCGTATTTGCCCGCACAACCGCCAGCGTCCCCTACGGTGACGAGCCCGCCTAGTGAAGCCGCTGGCGCAAGTAACGCCAGCAGTAGCGTCTTAACGACTAGTATTTCCGCGACTGCGCCTTCCTTATCGCCGGAACAGCGTCCCACCGCGGCCGAAATCGCTTCCATCAAGCGAAGGTGCGCGGTAAGCATCCTGTCATTGGTCCCTCGTCCCATCGCGCGGCGCTTCTTGGGCGTTCCAGCGAAAATTGTCATTGGACAAACGCCCCCTGAACGCCAAGAGCATTTTAAGGCTCCCAATGAACAGAACCACCAACATTCGGAACCAGTTTGTGCCTTATCACCTGACCCATTATCGGACGATGATCTGAAAGAGTCGCTCCTTCTCGCGGCAATTGAGAACGACATTCTGGATCTATTCGCCGATGAGTATTGCAATAAGCATCTAATCTACTCGATCATTGAAACCGTTCTAGCAAGGCTTCTCCCCGAGCTATCAGAACGCAGCCTAACGGAGTTGATGGAAGACCGGGGCGTGTCTTTAGACAGCGACTGA
- a CDS encoding mandelate racemase/muconate lactonizing enzyme family protein codes for MAKIKTIEYFRVLPRWLFVKVVDEDGNHGWGESTLEGHTEAVEGTLNALCKRFQGYEADDIEHIWQMTWRLGFYRGGPVFMSAISGIDIALWDLKGRKLGVPIHQLIGGKVRNKLSVYAWIGGDRPDDVEAAGKARLAQGFKAIKMNATEDVNWLDSPRALDSSVERLKAVKALGLDAALDFHGRLHKPMAKQLAKALEPHKPLFLEEPLLSEHPEGIKQLSDQVSCPIALGERLYSRWDVKRFLEDASVDVLQPDISHCGGISELRRIASMAETYDVAIAPHCPLGPIALAACMQEMSLGIHYNTEAGDYDITSYVKDASVFDVKDGYVDALTAPGLGIEVDEETVRRVAQSTEPWQPKEFFGPDGGIREW; via the exons ATGGCCAAGATCAAGACCATCGAGTATTTCCGAGTCCTTCCCAGATGGCTTTTCGTCAAAGTAgtagatgaagatggaaacCACGGCTGGGGTGAAAGCACCCTCGAAGGGCACACAGAAGCCGTCGAAGGAACGCTCAATGCGCTGTGCAAGCGTTTCCAGGGATACGAGGCCGA TGATATCGAACACATCTGGCAAATGACCTGGCGTCTCGGCTTCTACCGCGGTGGCCCCGTCTTCATGTCCGCCATCTCCGGTATCGACATCGCCTTGTGGGATCTCAAGGGCCGCAAACTCGGCGTCCCAATTCACCAGCTCATCGGGGGAAAGGTCCGCAATAAGCTCTCCGTCTACGCATGGATCGGCGGTGACCGACCCGACGACGTCGAAGCAGCCGGCAAAGCACGCCTGGCACAGGGATTCAAAGCGATCAAGATGAACGCCACGGAGGACGTGAATTGGCTGGATTCCCCACGAGCGTTGGATTCTAGCGTCGAGCGTCTGAAGGCTGTCAAGGCGTTGGGTCTGGATGCTGCGCTGGACTTCCATGGCCGTTTGCACAAGCCCATGGCGAAGCAATTGGCCAAGGCGCTTGAACCGCACAAGCCACTTTTCCTTGAAGAACCTCTGCTCTCTGAACACCCGGAGGGCATCAAGCAGTTGTCGGACCAGGTGTCGTGTCCAATTGCACTGGGTGAGCGTCTTTACAGTCGCTGGGATGTGAAGCGCTTTTTGGAGGATGCTAGCGTTGATGTCCTCCAGCCCGACATCAGCCATTGCGGAGGTATCTCTGAGCTACGACGGATTGCCTCCATGGCTGAAACTTATGATGTTGCTATTGCACCACATTGTCCTCTCGGTCCTATTGCCTTGGCTGCCTGTATGCAG GAGATGAGCCTCGGAATCCATTACAACACCGAAGCTGGTGATTATGATATCACTAGTTATGTCAAGGATGCTAGTGTCTTCGATGTCAAGGATGGTTATGTTGATGCTTTGACGGCCCCGGGACTGGGTATCGAGGTTGATGAGGAAACTGTCCGGCGCGTGGCGCAGAGCACTGAGCCCTGGCAGCCCAAGGAGTTCTTTGGCCCCGATGGTGGTATACGGGAGTGGTAA
- a CDS encoding Tc5 transposase DNA-binding domain-containing protein — protein sequence MIFLASAAMDTESTHAQDNDYTQSPWLDLGGFSPSQQSPPLDYHGFGYGMLPLESAYGVSVPPPYASLPLTMPSNTWPSMMSTHPQHPFPEGSVPAVPIPPAVSPVTHNPPPPPPPPPPPRKSSTSNSTPRRTLTDDDRRRMCLYHEENKTAKQTDIGAIFGVERSTVSKVLRQKEKYLNPDDGTRSPIKRAKGRVPDIEKALSNWVRNYQRHGYPLSDEMIREKAIFFANTCGSPDGKEKVLSTSWMEKFKHKNNLMGLKSRKSSFSAKSDSESPRRLSINSAIASAIQSPSVLSPISPTGFATPSPLSPTQSQENFRPDNLRDLLGDYQNARTTSTISIDTTSSVSAGVTSPTSTLVTDSPFTPASQSHNPSTDSNQNRPRSQTFPFIGVDPSVLSPDEQPDQLSPKTGLQQATLQESPFMDEYNPKAIPSLDTSSSTIKRNRSNPEIKAKSIYPPLFPKSTTVSPISSPGSPTQDEARRALELVMNYFEHQPTGLGAQDYLTIGGLMERLELAKSQQTTLPGGLTRIDEHDDGPHLHKKRSIRSLG from the exons ATGATATTCCTCGCTTCTGCCGCCATGGACACAGAGAGCACACACGCCCAAGATAATGACTATACCCAGTCGCCTTGGCTGGATTTGGGAGGTTTCAGCCCTTCCCAGCAGTCACCACCGCTTGATTACCATGGGTTTGGGTACGGCATGCTGCCTTTGGAGTCGGCGTACGGAGTGTCTGTACCACCCCCGTATGCATCACTCCCATTAACTATGCCCTCGAATACGTGGCCCAGTATGATGTCGACTCACCCTCAGCACCCATTTCCAGAGGGAAGCGTGCCGGCGGTGCCCATACCACCAGCGGTATCGCCAGTGACACATAAcccaccaccgccgccacctccaccgccgccgccacgCAAGTCATCAACGAGTAACTCGACACCGAGAAGGACGCTTACGGATGATGATCGTCGGCGAATGTGCCTGTATCATGAAGAGAACAAAACCGCCAAACAAACAGACATTGGAG CGATATTTGGAGTGGAACGAAG TACGGTGTCGAAAGTGCTACgtcagaaagagaagtatCTTAATCCGGATGATGGAACACGTTCCCCCATCAAACGAGCCAAGGGAAGAGTTCCCGATATAGAAAAGGCTCTTTCTAACTGGGTGAGAAACTACCAGCGTCACGGCTATCCCCTTAGCGATGAGATGATCAGGGAAAAGGctatcttcttcgccaacaCATGTGGTAGCCCCGATGGCAAAGAGAAAGTGCTGAGCACAAGCTGGATGGAAAAATTCAAACACAAGAATAACTTGATGGGCTTGAAGTCCCGAAAGAGCTCTTTCAGCGCCAAGAGTGATTCGGAAAGCCCCAGGCGTCTGAGTATAAACTCGGCGATAGCATCTGCCATACAGTCACCCAGCGTCCTTTCGCCTATCTCTCCCACAGGGTTTGCGACCCCTTCGCCATTGTCACCCACCCAGAGCCAGGAGAACTTCAGGCCAGATAACCTGCGTGACCTTCTGGGAGACTATCAAAACGCGCGCACTACAAGTACCATCTCTATTGATACCACATCTTCTGTCTCTGCCGGCGTGACCAGTCCAACATCAACACTGGTGACAGACAGTCCTTTCACTCCCGCTAGTCAATCACACAACCCATCTACGGATAGCAATCAAAATAGACCACGGAGCCAAACGTTCCCTTTCATTGGTGTCGACCCAAGTGTGCTGTCGCCTGATGAACAGCCTGATCAGCTTTCACCGAAGACTGGACTGCAGCAAGCCACTTTACAAGAATCACCATTTATGGATGAGTACAACCCAAAGGCTATTCCTAGTCTCGATACCTCATCCAGCACAATCAAGCGTAACCGCAGCAACCCAGAAATCAAGGCAAAATCCATTTATCCACCATTATTTCCGAAGTCAACCACGGTTTCGCCTATAAGTTCACCTGGCTCGCCGACCCAGGATGAAGCTAGGAGGGCATTGGAGTTGGTGATGAACTATTTTGAGCACCAACCCACCGGCCTGGGAGCCCAAGACTATCTAACCATTGGAGGGCTAATGGAAAGGTTGGAACTCGCCAAGTCCCAACAGACTACGCTCCCTGGCGGCCTTACTCGCATTGACGAGCATGATGACGGCCCGCATTTACATAAAAAGCGAAGCATTCGCAGCCTTGGCTAA
- a CDS encoding RmlC-like cupin domain-containing protein has translation MPYLQPDPDPEPTSQPTNAFDQLVQDLSAALGPSSGLDSDDVDPLNIQRLMDQYTSNPEEWQPFALSDLSKSYTRNLIDEGNGKSNLLILVWSPGKGSAIHDHANAHCVMKVLKGSLQETLYSWPDQSKLEHGQISPPQIRRETTYGENQVTYMSDKLGLHKISNPDPNNVAVSLHLYTPPNAATYGFSVFDERTGKAFHIKQSNFYSIRGKRCSALRK, from the exons atgcCCTACCTCCAACCAGACCCAGACCCCGAACCCACCAGCCAACCAACCAACGCCTTCGACCAACTAGTCCAAGATCTAAGTGCAGCCCTGGGTCCGAGCTCGGGTCTGGACTCCGACGATGTCGACCCGCTCAACATCCAGCGTCTAATGGACCAGTATACCTCCAACCCGGAAGAATGGCAGCCGTTCGCGCTGTCCGATCTCAGCAAATCCTACACGAGGAATCTGATCGACGAAGGCAACGGCAAAAGCAATCTG CTTATCCTAGTATGGAGTCCTGGGAAAGGAAGCGCGATCCATGATCATGCGAATGCGCATTGTGTTATGAAG GTCTTGAAAGGGTCTTTGCAGGAGACGTTGTATTCATGGCCCGACCAAAGTAAGCTCGAGCATGGGCAGATTTCTCCGCCGCAGATCAGGAGGGAAACTACGTACGGCGAGAATCAGGTTACGTATATGTCGGACAAATTGGGCCTTCATAAGATATCTAACCCCGATCCGAACAATGTTGCTGTGTCCTTGCATCTTTATACGCCGCCTAATGCTGCGACGTACGGCTTTAGTGTTTTCGATGAGCGAACGGGGAAGGCTTTTCATATTAAACAGTCgaatttctattctattcgAGGGAAGAGGTGTTCGGCTCTTCGGAAATAG
- a CDS encoding vacuolar import and degradation protein-domain-containing protein produces the protein MPPANSPSQNTPHSPSASSLQQLSVISTPLPSLPASVSDDAHDDNVSFLRSRVRSPPDSSSSLSRQRRRRQQTLPELDPMDVDDPAALRMSVEINRRIPIVRREHDSSNSNNNSNSMPNYEGRISNPRSLYGWAPASDDDVEEDHDMTYGPLQDGNTISSWFGRLSDRNAPRRPMRRDPVAQDPHTFLEAPPESNTQRLSDHSPLSTTEALLQSVRRQPRFSRTRTLHNYLLDRERASQDLEESRERSGTAATSRAYRFLPSNRGEPHRLLTHNELRARINAHRQLHLDNPPSPRLKETIKYLDRLRYSSSFEESLTSAAAGGFVRLDFLPWDEDDFILDTASIAPPPTCSWLQPGMVFSGSQRAASSANSFSAPRVSSPPSSHDPLIVNGSEQSGSRIPVQTTSGRRYMANNIYNLGTGRDENWPVKVTIHNINPEEMTLSGTMEAYNIPDKTSPSHDAHIVTFLEGEIIDFNTHTLETKNFKADAEIDCTYWRELQPFKNLSDDAMTRSLVSRKWITEELSKGWILMRWKERCFITPTDSRQGLTISGFYYISLHRESGHIEGLYYDPGSSPYQQLSLKPESKRMVRPSYSFR, from the exons ATGCCGCCGGCCAACTCGCCTTCG CAGAATACCCCTCACTCTCCTTCCGCTTCCTCGCTTCAACAACTCAGCGTCATCTCCACTCCccttccatctcttccagcttcCGTATCCGACGATGCTCATGACGATAACGTGAGCTTTCTGCGATCTCGAGTGCGCTCTCCACCCgattcctcctcttccctgAGTCGTCAACGCCGTCGTCGACAACAGACCTTGCCAGAGCTCGATCCCATGGATGTGGATGATCCTGCGGCTTTGCGCATGTCAGTCGAAATCAACCGTCGCATCCCCATCGTGCGCCGTGAACACGATTCCTCCAACAGCAATAACAATAGCAACAGTATGCCTAATTATGAAGGTCGCATCTCCAACCCTCGTTCACTTTATGGATGGGCGCCTGCCTCCGATGACGACGTTGAGGAGGATCACGATATGACCTATGGACCACTTCAGGATGGCAACACTATTTCCTCCTGGTTTGGACGGTTGTCTGATCGCAACGCGCCTAGACGTCCTATGCGCCGCGACCCCGTCGCTCAAGATCCACACACCTTCTTAGAAGCACCTCCGGAAAGCAACACCCAACGTTTGAGCGATCATTCTCCGTTGTCGACAACAGAGGCACTGTTACAATCTGTGCGACGCCAACCGCGGTTTTCCCGGACACGGACATTGCATAACTATCTATTGGATCGTGAAAGAGCAAGTCAGGACTTGGAAGAGAGCAGAGAACGATCGGGCACTGCCGCTACGTCGCGGGCATACAGATTCCTTCCTAGTAACCGTGGTGAACCGCACCGACTCCTTACACACAATGAGCTCCGCGCCCGGATAAATGCCCATCGACAACTGCATCTGGATAACCCTCCTAGTCCACGGTTAAAGGAGACCATCAAATACCTCGACCGTCTACGATATTCAAGTTCCTTCGAAGAAAGTCTGACTTCGGCGGCCGCTGGGGGGTTCGTTCGGTTGGATTTCTTGCCTtgggatgaggatgattttattctagataCAGCTTCCATTGCGCCACCGCCAACATGTTCCTGGCTCCAGCCTGGGATGGTTTTCTCGGGTTCTCAAAGGGCTGCCAGCAGTGCCAATTCTTTCTCTGCCCCGCGAGTATCGAGTCCACCATCATCACACGACCCCCTGATTGTCAACGGAAGTGAACAGAGCGGCAGTCGGATCCCCGTACAAACAACCAGCGGTCGACGGTACATGGCCAACAATATTTATAACCTCGGTACTGGTAGAGACGAGAACTGGCCCGTCAAAGTCACCATTCATAACATCAATCCGGAGGAGATGACCCTCTCAGGGACCATGGAGGCATACAACATTCCCGACAAAACATCACCATCCCACGATGCTCATATAGTTACATTTCTAGAAGGAGAGATCATCGACTTTAACACCCATACACTCGAAACCAAGAATTTCAAAGCCGATGCCGAGATCGACTGTACATACTGGCGTGAACTACAACCGTTCAAAAACTTGTCGGATGATGCGATGACGCGGAGCCTTGTAAGTCGGAAATGGATAACAGAGGAACTGTCCAAGGGTTGGATTTTGATGAGATGGAAAG AACGTTGTTTCATTACACCCACCGACTCACGACAGGGACTCACGATCTCTGGGTTTTATTACATCTCCCTGCATCGCGAAAGCGGCCATATTGAGGGACTATACTATGATCCGGGAAGTTCACCCTACCAACAACTATCACTAAAACCGGAGAGTAAAAGGATGGTCCGGCCATCCTATAGTTTCCGCTAA
- a CDS encoding Inosine/uridine-preferring nucleoside hydrolase domain-containing protein, with protein MLTQLFSGHDDAFAILLAAHHPSLNLLGITTVHGNASLENTTNNATRILEAIGRPEIPVYPGHKKPFCRPAIHAPNIHGDSGIDGTELLPKATKSPITDKNPILAMRDALLAQPKGTPWVIATGTLTNVALLFATFPEVAEHIQGLSIMGGGVGGGFTDAPMSRLVGEESRIGNITPLAEFNIYCDPEASQSIFSNPVLASKTTLITLDLTHQVLASHSVQSRVLHGGDDLSVPPTVLRQMLFDLLVFFASTYENVFGLTSGPPLHDPLAVAVILSTLNPEYAKRHPDQVLKFDDRNGERFDVDVVTDGLHGTDVELVGELGRSKVISGTTGVAIPRGVDLDAFWNMILDCLRRADECNAARKLA; from the exons ATGCTAACACAGCTGTTCTCAGGCCACGAT GATGCATTTGCCATTCTTCTCGCTGCCCACCATCCCTCTCTGAATTTATTGGGCATCACCACAGTCCACGGCAATGCCTCTCTGGAGAACACAACCAACAATGCTACAAGGATATTGGAGGCCATAGGGCGACCAGAAATTCCTGTATATCCAGGTCATAAAAAGCCTTTCTGTAGGCCTGCAATTCATGCGCCGAATATTCACG GTGATTCTGGTATTGATGGAACCGAACTTCTACCGAAGGCTACAAAGTCCCCAATTACAGACAAGAACCCAATTCTGGCAATGCGAGATGCCCTCCTAGCACAGCCAAAAGGGACACCTTGGGTTATAGCAACCGGGACCTTAACCAACGTAGCTTTGCTCTTTGCGACGTTCCCTGAAGTAGCAGAGCACATTCAAGGTCTAAGTATTATGGGTGgcggagttggtggaggCTTCACAGATGCGCCTATGAGTCGACTTGTTGGTGAAGAGTCAAGGATTGGGAATATCACCCCTCTGGCAGAATTTAACATCTAC TGCGATCCAGAAGCATCACAGTCAATCTTCAGCAATCCTGTCCTCGCTTCCAAGACAACTTTGATCACTCTTGACTTAACACACCAAGTCCTCGCCTCGCACTCTGTGCAATCCCGCGTCTTGCATGGTGGTGATGACCTTTCGGTGCCTCCAACAGTCCTCCGGCAGATGCTCTTCGACctccttgttttctttgcgTCAACTTATGAAAATGTTTTTGGACTGACTAGCGGGCCTCCCTTGCACGACCCTCTTGCGGTCGCGGTTATCCTGTCGACCCTCAACCCAGAGTATGCGAAGCGGCATCCCGATCAGGTCTTGAAGTTTGACGATCGGAACGGAGAGCGATTTGATGTCGACGTCGTCACTGATGGTCTCCACGGGACCGATGTCGAGCTAGTCGGCGAGCTCGGTCGGTCAAAGGTTATATCTGGTACTACCGGAGTTGCGATTCCCCGGGGGGTAGATCTGGATGCGTTCTGGAATATGATACTTGACTGCCTTAGACGTGCAGATGAATGCAATGCTGCGCGGAAGCTGgcgtga
- a CDS encoding 40S ribosomal protein eS12, with amino-acid sequence MSDGEETVSNPVVAADEVEVSADAGAGGQMSVLDALKGVLRISLIHDGLARGLREAAKALDRRQAHMCVLNEGCEEEAYKKLVIALCSEHKIPLIKVPDGKMLGEWVGLCQLDREGNARKVVNCSCVVVKDWGEESQERSVLLNYFQTEQ; translated from the exons ATG TCGGACGGAGAAGAGACTGTTTCCAACCCCGTTGTTGCCGCCGATGAGGTCGAGGTCAGCGCCGACGCCGGCGCCGGTGGCCAGATGTCGGTCCTCGACGCCCTCAAGGGTGTCCTCCGCATCTCCCTGATCCACGACGGTCTTGCCCGTGGTCTCCGTGAGGCCGCCAAGGCTCTTGACCGCCGCCAGGCTCACATGTGTGTCCTCAACGAGGGCTGTGAGGAGGAAGCCTACAAGAAGCTTGTCATTGCCCTGTGCTCCGAGCACAAGATCCCTCTCATCAAGGTTCCCGATGGAAAGATGCTTGGTGAATGGGTCGGTCTTT GCCAGCTTGACCGTGAGGGTAACGCTCGCAAGGTTGTCAACTGCTCTTGCGTCGTTGTCAAGGACTGGGGTGAGGAGTCCCAGGAGCGCTCTGTCCTCCTCAACTACTTCCAGACTGAGCAGTAA
- a CDS encoding putative GTP binding protein, which yields MARTQKNKATSYHIGQLKAKLAKLKRELLTPTGGGGGGGGAGFDVARTGVASVGFIGFPSVGKSTLMSRLTGQHSEAAAYEFTTLTTVPGQVLYNGAKIQILDLPGIIQGAKDGKGRGRQVIAVAKTCHLIFIVLDVNKPLVDKKVIENELEGFGIRINKQPPNIVFKKKDKGGIAITSTVPLTHIDHDEIKAVLSEYRISSADISIRCDATIDDIIDVLEAKSRAYIPVVYALNKIDSITIEELDLLYRIPNACPISSEHGWNVDELLEMMWDKLNLRRVYTKPKGKAPDYTAPVVLRANASTVEDFCNAIHRTIKDQFKQAIVYGRSVKHQPQRVGLTHELADEDIGS from the exons ATGGCACGGACGCAGAAGAATAAGGCGACGTCCTATCATATTG GACAGTTGAAGGCTAAGCTTGCGAAGCTAAAGCGTGAACTTTTGACCCCAACCGGtggtggcggcggtggaggtggtg CTGGTTTCGATGTTGCTCGTACCGGTGTCGCTAGTGT TGGTTTCATTGGTTTCCCTTCTGTCGGAAAGAGTACCTTGATGAGCAGATTGACAGGCCAACACTCTGAAG CTGCGGCCTACGAGTTCACAACCTTGACAACCGTGCCTGGACAGGTGCTATACAACGGTGCTAAGATTCAAATTCTCGATCTTCCCGGTATTATCCAGGGTGCCAAAGACGGCAAGGGTCGTGGTCGACAGGTTATTGCTGTGGCGAAGACTTGCCATCTCATTTTCATTGTGCTCGACGTCAACAAGCCGCTTGTCGATAAAAAGGTCATTGAGAACGAATTGGAAGGTTTCGGAATCAGAATCAACAAGCAGCCCCCTAACATcgtcttcaagaagaaggataagggTGGTATCGCGATTACTAGCACAGTCCCATTGACGCATATTGACCATGAC GAAATCAAAGCTGTCTTGAGCGAGTACAGAATTTCTTCTGCAGATATTTCAATCAGATGCGACGCCACAATTGACGACATTATCGATGTTCTCGAGGCAAAGAGTCGGGCTTACATTCCTGTCGTATATGCGTTGAACAAGATTGATTCTATCACAATCGAAGAGCTGGACCTGCTTTACCGGATTCCCAACGCCTGCCCTATTAGTTCCGAGCACGGCTGGAACGTTGACGAACTGCTGGAGATGATGTGGGATAAGCTCAACCTCAGGCGAGTCTACACTAAGCCTAAGGGAAAGGCACCCGACTACACTGCACCTGTTGTGCTGAGAGCCAACGCATCCACCGTTGAAGATTTC TGTAACGCGATTCACCGGACGATTAAGGACCAGTTCAAGCAGGCTATTGTCTATGGCCGCTCCGTTAAGCACCAGCCGCAGCGTGTGGGTCTTACACACGAGCTTGCagatgaggatattggtTCGTAA